The proteins below come from a single Rhinoraja longicauda isolate Sanriku21f chromosome 5, sRhiLon1.1, whole genome shotgun sequence genomic window:
- the LOC144593730 gene encoding uncharacterized protein LOC144593730 — MPRRKQSNPQPVKSSDSSEFIRAGGNGDFPPSCKRLKTEKDPQVGVEAPGHQEESPARPPSVSRHRHDASFRQTNGFVNHSHLEASVEVTLEEDCGFEESSLYCERLSKTKVPDDGKLYKCSYCSYTTDQSDKLKHHFLTHEGQKASRIVTAPDGLEAQSQKKSYKCTDCHFACDHMITLTRHKRQHMSKPLMEQKGSTVSKKPVPPQADCDNTTMESEKKFYNCSYCNYTSALMGNLHRHIRIHLGEKPFKCDQCYYATGQSGNLKRHKLTHTQKRFYACHQCDYASGQMGNLKRHMLTHSRKKCFKCSQCEYEGESMADLMRHKQNHKDDNVFLQNTEPDATALNENGEEKSYKCLYCSYASPLFGNLRRHMHIHLGEKPFRCDQCDYSSCQTGNLKRHKLTHTREKMFKCRHCGHTCSNLVDLKQHKETHLKDQALQDEEDDPENKGGVSDEVSALTPKQAETGTGDKKPYECSYCDYTSLLVGNLQRHTRIHLGEKPFKCDQCDYATYQSGHLKRHRQTHMHKRSLMCRLCGYVCGNVREVKQHRQEHTKKTGSGDKKPFKCTHCNYVSALSGNLQRHIRIHLGEKPFKCDQCEYASHQSGNLKRHILTHSRPKSFKCGICYCTCSSAAGLKEHKENHIKKEFLVHDDQGGIGKTQERYSCKLCSFVSEYPGHLMRHMKTHNSDKPYKCHYCAYATVQQGNLKRHILIHTGEKPFQCNECSYTCSRMENLKRHKQVHMEKTFPEEGECSSSLKSNKPFPCDLCNFKAQYPSILARHMKTHTDEARKAEGAESVCPDEKPFRCDQCTYCTCSTTSWKEHLQSHVDGAVAQECKAESNTENAPKHFSCNLCDFITNDPDDLMRHIKTHSTGSTPGDHHTPSNGVQTCQTNENIFSCKLCNFVTQYPNHFIMHMKTHMKTHSTSNSEYQCSHCNYTTKQSGNFKRHIQVHLGVKPYKCKKCDYASINFANLKRHLQTHMKQTSNQINRPSSDTVVRAQKDIKKERDDSVDSREDGSENNDKPPSFASRHLKRKRQYKCSHCSYKTIEVGNLNRHVRSHRGDKPFKCTQCSYASTQMVNVKRHLLTHTGKRFYQCKECEFVCEGKVAFKQHKQNHTASLEIKKEEENENGLSQEQKFFSCELCNFVSQYQSNLIRHMSIHNYRRPYKCSQCNYVSAQQGNLKRHMRNHLQRETFQCEQCNYSCASMTNLKRHARVHTSPSPSMQ; from the coding sequence GTTCAGACAGCTCGGAGTTCATTCGTGCAGGGGGCAATGGGGATTTTCCTCCAAGCTGCAAAAGACTCAAGACTGAAAAGGACCCCCAGGTGGGCGTTGAGGCACCGGGTCACCAAGAAGAATCTCCTGCTAGGCCGCCCAGTGTGTCCAGACACCGTCATGATGCTTCCTTTCGACAGACGAATGGCTTTGTGAATCACAGCCATCTGGAGGCAAGCGTGGAAGTTACGCTGGAGGAAGACTGCGGTTTTGAGGAATCTTCCTTGTATTGTGAAAGGCTCAGCAAAACCAAAGTGCCGGATGATGGGAAACTCTACAAATGTTCCTACTGCAGCTACACAACTGACCAGTCGGACAAATTGAAGCATCATTTCCTGACTCACGAAGGCCAGAAGGCTTCAAGGATCGTCACTGCACCTGACGGATTGGAAGCCCAGTCACAGAAAAAGTCCTACAAGTGCACCGACTGTCATTTTGCCTGTGATCATATGATCACCTTAACGCGACACAAGAGGCAGCACATGAGCAAGCCTTTAATGGAACAAAAAGGGAGCACTGTTTCAAAGAAACCTGTTCCCCCTCAGGCAGACTGTGACAATACCACCATGGAAAGTGAAAAGAAGTTTTACAATTGCTCATATTGCAATTACACATCAGCTTTGATGGGGAATCTACATCGCCACATCCGCATCCACCTTGGAGAAAAGCCCTTTAAGTGTGACCAGTGCTACTACGCAACGGGCCAGTCAGGAAACTTGAAGCGTCACAAACTAACTCATACACAGAAAAGGTTTTACGCTTGTCACCAGTGTGACTATGCATCTGGTCAGATGGGCAATCTCAAACGACATATGCTGACGCACTCTCGGAAAAAGTGCTTCAAATGCAGCCAGTGTGAATACGAAGGGGAAAGTATGGCTGACTTGATGAGGCACAAACAAAACCACAAGGATGACAACGTTTTCTTGCAAAATACTGAACCAGACGCAACAGCATTAAACGAGAATGGCGAGGAGAAGTCCTATAAGTGTTTGTATTGTAGCTATGCCTCACCACTGTTTGGGAACCTCCGACGACACATGCATATCCACCTCGGAGAAAAGCCCTTCAGATGTGACCAATGTGATTACTCCTCCTGTCAGACGGGGAACCTGAAACGCCACAAGCTGACGCACACACGAGAGAAAATGTTTAAATGCCGCCACTGTGGCCACACCTGCAGCAACTTAGTGGATTTAAAACAGCACAAAGAGACTCACTTGAAGGATCAGGCCTTACAAGATGAGGAAGACGATCCGGAGAACAAGGGAGGCGTCAGCGATGAGGTATCGGCCCTTACTCCCAAGCAAGCTGAAACGGGCACTGGGGATAAAAAGCCTTACGAATGTTCGTATTGTGATTACACGTCGTTATTGGTGGGAAACCTCCAAAGGCACACACGCATTCACCTTGGAGAGAAGCCCTTCAAGTGCGACCAGTGTGACTATGCAACCTATCAGTCTGGGCACCTCAagaggcacagacagacacacatgcacaaaagATCACTGATGTGCCGCTTGTGTGGCTATGTCTGTGGGAACGTGAGAGAAGTAAAGCAACACCGACAAGAGCACACCAAGAAAACTGGAAGCGGAGACAAGAAGCCTTTCAAATGCACACACTGCAATTATGTGTCTGCTTTATCAGGGAACCTGCAACGGCACATCCGTATCCACTTGGGAGAAAAACCCTTTAAATGTGACCAATGCGAATATGCATCCCACCAGTCGGGAAATCTCAAGCGTCACATATTAACTCATTCCCGGCCCAAGTCCTTCAAATGTGGCATCTGCTACTGTACCTGTAGCAGCGCCGCGGGGCTAAAGGAACACAAGGAGAATCACATCAAGAAAGAGTTTCTGGTGCACGATGATCAGGGTGGGATTGGGAAAACCCAGGAGCGTTATTCCTGCAAGCTGTGTAGCTTTGTCTCGGAATATCCAGGTCATCTCATGCGCCACATGAAAACTCACAACTCGGACAAGCCATACAAGTGTCACTACTGTGCATACGCGACAGTGCAACAGGGCAATCTGAAACGGCACATATTAATCCACACTGGGGAGAAGCCCTTCCAGTGCAACGAGTGCAGTTACACCTGTAGCCGGATGGAGAATTTGAAACGGCACAAGCAAGTCCATATGGAAAAGACATTCCCGGAAGAAGGGGAATGCAGCAGTTCGTTGAAATCCAATAAACCCTTTCCTTGTGATTTGTGCAACTTTAAAGCCCAGTACCCCAGCATCCTTGCAAGGCACATGAAAACTCACACAGATGAGGCAAGGAAAGCAGAGGGGGCCGAAAGTGTCTGCCCTGATGAAAAGCCCTTTCGGTGTGACCAGTGCACCTACTGTACCTGCAGTACGACCAGCTGGAAGGAGCATTTGCAGAGTCATGTGGACGGTGCAGTGGCACAAGAGTGCAAGGCAGAAAGCAACACTGAAAATGCCCCGAAACATTTTTCTTGCAATCTGTGTGACTTCATCACCAACGACCCAGATGACTTAATGAGACACATAAAAACCCACAGCACAGGCTCTACACCCGGTGATCACCACACCCCTTCCAATGGGGTACAAACATGTCAAACTAACGAGAACATCTTCTCTTGCAAGTTGTGCAATTTTGTTACGCAGTACCCCAACCACTTCATAATGCACATGAAGACGCACATGAAAACTCACAGCACGAGCAATAGTGAATACCAATGTTCCCATTGCAACTACACCACCAAGCAAAGTGGGAACTTTAAGCGCCATATCCAGGTTCACTTGGGTGTAAAGccatataaatgtaaaaagtgcgaCTATGCTTCAATTAATTTTGCAAACTTGAAGCGGCACTTGCAGACCCATATGAAACAAACATCTAACCAAATCAATCGCCCCTCTTCTGATACTGTTGTTCgggcacaaaaggacataaaaaaGGAGAGAGATGATAGTGTAGATTCCCGGGAAGATGGCTCTGAAAATAATGACAAGCCTCCCAGCTTTGCTTCTAGACATTTGAAACGGAAGAGGCAGTATAAATGTTCCCATTGCTCATACAAGACCATCGAGGTGGGGAACCTCAACAGACACGTCAGGAGCCACAGAGGAGACAAACCCTTTAAATGCACTCAGTGTAGCTATGCTTCCACCCAAATGGTCAACGTCAAACGACACCTTCTAACGCACACAGGAAAGAGGTTCTACCAGTGCAAGGAGTGCGAATTTGTGTGCGAGGGCAAGGTGGCCTTTAAACAGCACAAGCAGAATCATACAGCAAGTTTGGAGATAAAGAAGGAAGAGGAGAATGAGAATGGCCTTAGCCAAGAACAGAAATTCTTCTCTTGTGAGTTGTGCAATTTTGTCTCTCAGTACCAGAGCAACCTCATAAGACACATGAGCATACACAACTACAGGAGGCCATACAAATGCTCACAGTGTAACTATGTCTCTGCCCAACAGGGCAATCTGAAGCGACACATGAGGAACCATCTGCAGAGAGAAACCTTCCAATGTGAACAGTGCAACTATTCGTGTGCTTCCATGACCAACCTCAAACGACATGCCAGGGTTCATACAAGTCCTAGTCCAAGTATGCAATAA